In Leptospira bouyouniensis, the sequence GAAACTGCAGATATTTTGGAACAAAGTATCGTAAGAATCAAAGCAATAGCACTTGTTCACGAGAAATTATATAGTGGAAAAAATTTATCTGGATTAAGTTCGGTTGATTATATCACTAGTTTAGTTGAAAATATCAAACTCATGTATATGAGGTCTGATATTTTAATCGAATTGGATATTCAAAAGATGGAATTTAACATCATTGATGCGATCCCAATGGGGCTTATGATAACGGAGATGTTAACTAACAGTTTTCGGCATGCCTTCAAAATTCCTAAGCCAGAAGCACAAATAAAGATTGAGTTTATTGTAAAAGAAATAGGTCAATTTGAATTAAAATATAGAGATAATGGAATTGGTTTTCCTCTTGGATTTGATCATCGAAAGGCAGAAACAATTGGATTGTCCGTGATTTTTTCATTGAGTAGCCAGCTAAATGGCCAAGAGATTGAATGTTCATCTAGTCCCAATCAGGGTGTTTTTTATCATTTTTCATTTTCACCCAAAAAAACAAATTCAAAATAATTAGAATCGAAAAAGGTTTGTATGTATAATAAAGGTAAAAGTTTTTCTGAAATCCAAATAGGAGAAAAAGCTTCTTTTACAAAAACAATTTCCGAAACAGATGTTTATCTTTTTGCAGGAATCAGTGGAGATTTTAATCCGTTACATGTAGATGAAGAATATGCAAAAACCACCAACTTTGGAACAAGGATTGCCCACGGTGGACTTGCGGCTTCATTGCTTGCTCCTGTACTCGGAATGAAATTACCTGGACTCGGAACCGTTGCATTAGAAACCACTACGAAGTTTCGTAAACCGGTTTATTTCGGAGATACAATCACGTGTTTGGTGGAAGTAGTTGAAAAAGTAGAACGAATCAAAGCGATCAAAATGAAAATTGTTTGGTCAAATCAGAAAGGGGAAGTCGTGAGTAAAGGTGAGACTTTGGTCATTCCTCCCGGTTGAGGAATTGGCCAACAAGTCCAATTTCATCTTCAACAAATTCACGGATTTCTTCCAATTCGTCTTCATCTAAAATTTCTTCTAATATCTCCTCTCCTGATTCATCTTGACCAATGCGCATAACGATGTATCCTGGAACCTCAGAGTCGGGATCATCCATTTCCACATTCACGAATTGGTATTCTTGTTCAGTATTTGGTAAGAATACCAAATAGTCATTTCCCATTTGTGAAAATGAGTAGAAAACTTCCCATTGGTAGCTGTTTCCTTTTTCATCCACTAAATCGATTTCTTCAGTAGATCGATTGGGTAAAAAATCATCTGCTTGGAATCCGAGATCTTTGATATCCATTAGCTAAAAAATTCCTTCTCAAAAGGTAGACTGTGTTTCTTTTTAAAATTACATTCTTTACAAGCTGGTACTAAGTTCGCTTTGACAGATTTTCCACCTCGTATAATAGGAATTAAGTGGTCCATTGTTAATTCTTCCACTTTGAATTTTTGCCCACAATAATGGCAAATTCCAGAAGCTCGTTTATTTTTCCACCAAGCAGTATTTTTAAGGTCCTTTGCTTTTTTTCGTTCCCGGCGTAATTCTTCATCGGTGACATCTGAAAAAAATGGCTCGAGAGGTGGTTCGGTCATAATTTAAAAAAATCTGTTTTTTTCTCTTCGTCAAGAAAAAGATGGATGAATGGGACGACTCATTTACCTGGATAATTTACGATCTTTTGCATTATTGCTTGGGATCGTTTTTCATTCCGCCATTGTGTATGCTGCCGATATCAAGTATGCCATCCAAACGGAAGATAGAAGTCAGATTTTATCTTATTTTTGTTATTGGATCCATAGTTTTCGGATGCCCATGTTTTATATGATATCCGGATTTTTTTCTGCCATGGTGATTGAGAAAAAAGGGATCAATTTTTATTGCGAAGGAAGATTCAAAAGAGTTCTAATTCCAACAATTTTTGGTCTTCTTTTTCTCGCACCAATCCAATACTTTTTAATGAATAAATTAAATTCACCGAACATTGGTTTAATAGAATTTTTGAGTTCATTTTTTACAAAAGAAAATTTTCAACATTCGCATATTTGGTTTTTGGTAGATCTATTTTGTTTTAGTATGATTTATGTTTTGTTACACAAATGGATTCATAAGTTATCTCATTGGAAACAATGGTTGGATTTGAGAGCTAGGTTTTTATTTTTATTTGGTCTTTGTTTCCTTTTTGTACTACTGACGCATACACAGATTGGGAAAGGGGAGTCTTATTATGGGATTTTTAAACTTACGTTTATGTATCAGTTTGTTTTTTTTCTCTCAGGAGTATTTTGTTATCATTGGAAAGATCTATTGATCTTACATCCTTCATCAAAATTCAAACCTATTGCCATTTTGATTTGGTCAATTATAGTGAGTATTGTCTTCATGGATTTTGAAATTACAGACCCACTAT encodes:
- a CDS encoding acyltransferase family protein, whose translation is MGRLIYLDNLRSFALLLGIVFHSAIVYAADIKYAIQTEDRSQILSYFCYWIHSFRMPMFYMISGFFSAMVIEKKGINFYCEGRFKRVLIPTIFGLLFLAPIQYFLMNKLNSPNIGLIEFLSSFFTKENFQHSHIWFLVDLFCFSMIYVLLHKWIHKLSHWKQWLDLRARFLFLFGLCFLFVLLTHTQIGKGESYYGIFKLTFMYQFVFFLSGVFCYHWKDLLILHPSSKFKPIAILIWSIIVSIVFMDFEITDPLWIYFSYVNPWFRSIHVFLWVLSPFLWTMFFVSFFVKWGNQEGKIGAYIIESSLPIYLLHHPISLIYAYIVKDLPYPLWCKFIFHNLVVLWFSFLLYEFLIQRSKPLRFLFGLKIR
- a CDS encoding DUF1292 domain-containing protein, coding for MDIKDLGFQADDFLPNRSTEEIDLVDEKGNSYQWEVFYSFSQMGNDYLVFLPNTEQEYQFVNVEMDDPDSEVPGYIVMRIGQDESGEEILEEILDEDELEEIREFVEDEIGLVGQFLNREE
- a CDS encoding MaoC family dehydratase, with the protein product MYNKGKSFSEIQIGEKASFTKTISETDVYLFAGISGDFNPLHVDEEYAKTTNFGTRIAHGGLAASLLAPVLGMKLPGLGTVALETTTKFRKPVYFGDTITCLVEVVEKVERIKAIKMKIVWSNQKGEVVSKGETLVIPPG
- a CDS encoding HNH endonuclease: MTEPPLEPFFSDVTDEELRRERKKAKDLKNTAWWKNKRASGICHYCGQKFKVEELTMDHLIPIIRGGKSVKANLVPACKECNFKKKHSLPFEKEFFS